From Jiangella mangrovi:
GGCAGCACGCCGGCCGACCGCACCGACGCGGACAGGCGCCGCGCATACCACCGGTACAGCAGCACGCGCGGCGACAGCGGCATCAGTCCAGCACGGCCTCGAACCGGCCCGCCGACTCGAACGGCCCGACCACGGCGAGCGTCGGCGTCGCCGGCAGCAGGGCGCGGGCGAGATCGGAGACCTGGTCGATACTGACGCCGTCGACCCGGGCGATCAGCTCGTCGACGCTCGGCAGCTCGTCATAGACCAGCTCGGCCTTGGCCAGCCGGCTCATGCGCGCGCTGGTGTCCTCGAGCCCGAGCACCAGCCCGCCGCGGGCCTGTCCCTTGCCGCGCGCCAGCTCCTCGGGCGTGATGCCGCCCGCGACGACGTCGGCCAGCACGGTGCGGCACAGCTCGAGCACCTGGTCGACCTTCTTCGGCTGGCACCCGACGTACACGCCGAGCAGCCCGCCCGCCGCGTGCTGCGCCGCGTAGGAGTAGACCGAGTACGCCAGCCCGCGCCGCTCGCGGACCTCTTGGAACAGCCGCGACGACATGCCGCCGCCCAGTGCCGCATTGAGCACGCCGAGCGCGAACCGGCGCTCGTCATTGCGGGCCAGTCCGGGGACGGCCAGCACGACGTTGGCCTGCTCGGTCGGCCGGTGCAGCAGCGTGACGCCCTGACCGGCCGGCGGCGCCTCGCCACCCGTGCGCGGTGCCGCGGGCTCGTCGCTGCTGTCGAGGAAGCCGGCCTCGCCGAACGCCTTCTCGACCAGCGCCACGACCTCGTCGTGACGGACGTTGCCGGCCACGGCGACGACCATGTTGCGGGCCAGGTAGTGGCGCCGGTAGTAGTCGTTGACGGTGTCGCGGGCCATGCCCGTGATGCTCTCGACCGTGCCGAGGATGGACCGGCCCAGCGGGCTGTCGCCCCACATGCGGGTGGCCAGCAGGTCGTGCACGGCGTCGG
This genomic window contains:
- a CDS encoding insulinase family protein, giving the protein MTTPSTRTLLGEDDGGLVRRTVLPGGLRIVTEAVPTVRSVAFGIWVGVGSVDEQLTEAGATHYLEHLLFKGTPKRTALDISAAIESVGGEINAFTAKEFTCYYARVLDTDLPLAVDVVSDMVTSSLIAPADVESEREVVLEEIAMRDDDPSDAVHDLLATRMWGDSPLGRSILGTVESITGMARDTVNDYYRRHYLARNMVVAVAGNVRHDEVVALVEKAFGEAGFLDSSDEPAAPRTGGEAPPAGQGVTLLHRPTEQANVVLAVPGLARNDERRFALGVLNAALGGGMSSRLFQEVRERRGLAYSVYSYAAQHAAGGLLGVYVGCQPKKVDQVLELCRTVLADVVAGGITPEELARGKGQARGGLVLGLEDTSARMSRLAKAELVYDELPSVDELIARVDGVSIDQVSDLARALLPATPTLAVVGPFESAGRFEAVLD